The region CACCATTACCGTAATGTAAAGTGTGACTTAATACGTGAACTTTTGCGTCTTTCCAATCAACAAATTTTCCATCCATCCAGATGTATTTTGCTTCAGTCATATTAAATATCCTGTCTAAAATTTTTAGATAATATGTTATCTAAAGAAATATTAAAATAAAGTTTGATAATTATTATAACTATATATGCAAAAAAAATCTAATCTTTTTTTGTTAGAATTCGAAAAAAATATAAGAGAGTATTATGAGTCAGCAACATTTTTGGAATGAAAAGTTTTCTAGAGAAGGGTATTTATATGGTAAAAGACCAAATGAATTTATTGAATCTTGTAGTGATTATTTTGATAGGAAAAAAGGTTTTTTATGTTTAGGTGAGGGTGAAGGAAGAAATGCAATACATTTTGCAAAAAAAGGCTTTGATATTACAGCTTTAGATGCTTCTGATATTGGACTGAAAAAACTTGAAGAGTTTGCAAAATATGAGAATGTACATGTAAAAACCAAATGTATTGATTTAAACGAATGGAACCCAAGTAAAAAATATGGTTCTATTGTAGCTTCATACTTACATATGCATAAAGATGAAAGAAAACCTTTATTTGAAAAAATTGAAAATAGTTTAGAAAAAGATGGAGTATTTGTTGGAGAGTTTTTTTCAACTGAACAATTAAATTACAACAGTGGTGGACCTAAAAGTATTGACTTATTATATACAGTAGATGATTTTTTAGATACATTCTCTTCTTGTAAAAAAATAAAAGTTGAAAAGGTTTTGACTAATCTAGATGAAGGAAAAGGTCATATTGGTGAGGCTAGTGTTATTAGAGTGATTTTACAAAAAAACTAGCTTATTTACTTTACAAGTATTTAAACCATTTTTTTATATACTATTTACTTAATTTAAAGATAAACTTTACTTATTTTATAGGAATTAATAAACAAAATAATGATTGAAAAAATAAAAAAATTAATAGATGAAAAAGTTTTAATAATTGATGGTGCAATGGGTACACAACTTCAACTTGCACAGATCAAACAAGAAGAGTGGCAATATGAAGGAAATGATTTAGAAGGTTGTAATGAACTTCTAAACTTGACTGCACCTCATATTTTAGAAACAATACATGATAACTATGCTAAAGCGGGAGCAGATTTAATTACAACTAATACTTTTGGTTCTATGCCTTGGGTATTAGATGAATATCAAATTCCTGAAACCTCTTACGAACTTTCAAAGCTAGGTGCGGAACTTGTAAAAAAATCTTGTGATAAATACAGTACACCAGAAAAACCAAGATTTGTATTAGGTTCTATTGGACCTGGAACAAAATTACCAAGTTTGGGACATATTTCATATGATGAGATGTTTGAAGGTTATAAAATCATGGCTAAAGGTTTAGTTGATGGTGGAACAGATATTTTTCTACTTGAAACTTGTCAAGATCCTTTACAAATAAAAGCAGCACTTCATGCCTTAAATGATGTGGCACCTCAAATTCCTATTATGGTTTCTGTAACTATTGAACTTAGTGGAACTATGCTTATAGGAACAGATGCTATGACTATTGCAGCTATTTTAAGCCCATTTAATATTTTATCTTTAGGGTTTAACTGTGGAACTGGTCCAAAACAAGTACATAAACATGTAAAAGCTTTAAGTGAAGTTTGCAGATTTCCTATATCTGTGCATTCAAATGCGGGATTACCACAAAATAAAGGTGGGGTAACTTATTATCCGATGCAACCAAAAGAGTTTACAGAACTTAGTAAAGAGTTTTTAAACTTTAATGGGGTTTCATTTTTAGGTGGTTGTTGTGGAACTACACCAGAACATATTGCTGCATTAAGTAAAGATGTAGAAGGGATAAAACCTAAAAAACCAAGTGGATTTTTAAAAGCCTCTTTGGCTTCACTTTTTAATGTAGTTCCATTAAAACAAGACCCAGCTCCACTTCTAATTGGTGAAAGATCTAATGCAACTGGAAGTAAAGCCTTTAGAGAACTTCTTAAAGCAAACGATTATGAAGGTACTTTATCTGTAGGTCAACAACAAGTAAGAGCAGGGGCCCATGTAATTGATGTTTCTGTTGGTTTCGCTGGACGTGATGAGAGAGAAGATATGGATAAAGTTGTGTCTTTATATTCTCAAAAAGTTGCACTTCCACTTATGCCAGATTCAACTCAAGTTCCTGCACTTGAAGCAGCTTTAAAACAAATTGGTGGAAGACCTATTATTAACTCAGTTAACCTAGAAGATGGGGAAGATAAATTTGATGAGGTTTGTAAGTTAGCCAAAAAATTTGGAGCAGCTTTAGTTTGTCTAGTAATTGATGAAATAGGTATGGCAAAGACTTGTGAGCGAAAGCTTGAAGTTGCAGAAAGAATTTATGATTTATGTGTAAATAGACATGGATTTAACCCTGAAGATTTAGTATTTGATATGCTTACATTTACTATTGGTTCTGGAGATGAAGAGTATAGAACAGCAGGGATTGAAACACTTGAAGCTATTAGAGAGTTTCAAATAAGACACCCTGAAGTTGGTACCACTTTAGGTTTATCAAATATCTCTTTTGGACTTTCAATAAATGCAAGGGTTTATCTAAACTCAATCTATCTTGATCATTGTGTCAAAGCTGGTTTAACAAGTGCAATTGTAAATGTAAAACATATTTTACCACTAAATAAAATCAGTGATGAAGATAGAAAAGCTTGTGATGATTTAATCTTTAACAATCAAGAAAATGGTGACCCACTTTTTGCTTTTATAGACCATTTCTCAAATGTTGAAAAACAAGAAGATAAAAGTGATGAAGAGTATGAAAAACTTGAGCCTATTGAAAAAGTAAAACAACTTCTTTTAGATGGTGATAAAGAGAGAATGCTTCCATTGGTTGAAGAGTTAAGACATACTGTTAAACCAGAAATTATAGTAAATGAATGGCTTATTGATGGTATGAAAGTTATTGGAGAACTATTTGGAAATGGGCAAATGCAGTTACCTTTTGTTCTTCAAAGTGCTGAAACTATGAAAGCTACAGTTGATGCTTTAAATCCATATTTACCAAAAGAGGATAAAGCAAGTGAAACAGTTCTTGTACTAGGAACTGTAAAAGGTGATGTTCATGATGTTGGTAAAAACCTTGTTGATATAATATTAAGTAACAATGGATTTAAAGTTATAAATATCGGAATAAAAGCTGATTTAAATGAGTTTATAATTGCAGTCAAAGAGCATAAAGCGCATGCTATTGGTATGAGTGGATTACTTGTAAAATCAACAGCAGTTATGAAAGAAAACCTTGAAGAGCTACAAAAACAAGGTATTGATATTCCTGTATTACTTGGTGGAGCAGCACTTACTAAAGGTTTTGTAAACGATTATTGCAGACCACTATATGACGGCCCAATTTTTTATTGTAGAGATGCCTTTGATGGAGTTGTTTCTATGCAAAGAATAGAAGAGGGTGAATTAGAAAATACTGCACTTGCTGCTGATTTGTATGATGAAGAAGAGCTTGTAAAAAAAGAGGAAGAGGAAGTTATAGTAAATGAAGAAGATGTAGAGCTTCCTGAACCCTCAACATTTACTTTTCCTCCACTTTGGGGTAGAGTTGCTCAAAACCCAAGTATGATTGATAAAGATTTATCTTTTAAATGGATAAACCACAGGGTTTTATTTAGACAAAGATGGGGATATAAAAGAGGTAAACAAGACTCAAAAGAGTTCTTAAAGCATGAACAAGAAGTTGTTGAGCCTTTATATGAAAAGTTAAAAGAGGAATTAATAGAAAAAGATCTTTTTGACCCAATTGCTATTTATGCATATTTCCCTTGTATCTCAAAAGAGAACAAACTATATGTATTTAGTGAAGAGTATGCTTTCCATTCAGAAGAGGAAGCTAAAAATATTCCACCTTTAGAAAAAGCTATTAAAGTATTTGAGTTTCCTAGACAAAAAAGAAAACCACATAGATGTATAGCTGATTTTTTTGCAAATGACAGACTTGATGTTGTTGCATTTTCACTTGCAAGTGCAGGGCTTAAACTAACTCCTTATGAAGCAGAACTTTATAAAGAAAGTAAGTTCTCAGAGTATTATCAAGTTCATGGTTTAGGTGTAGAACTTGCTGAAGCTTTAGCTGAGGTTATTCACAAGCAAGTAAGACTTGACTTGGATATAGTGCCAAAAGAGGGACACACTTTATATGATGTACAGATGAAACAATATGTAGGGTGTAGATATTCTCCTGGATATGCAGCTTGTCCAGAACTGGAATTGAGCAAAGATATATTTGATTTATTAAATCCACAAGAGTTTGGAATAGAACTTTCTGAGACTTTTCAAATACATCCGGAGCAATCAACTTGTGCCATAATTGTACCTCACCACAAAGCAAACTATTATAATATATAGAAAATGTCTTTTATGACATTTTCTAATTTCAATTAATTTTACTAATAATTTTGATAAAATATTCTTTATTAAAAAATAGGAATTAGCATGACAAAAGAAAAAAGTTTTAAAGAAAAGATTTTAGACTATATTTATATTTTATCAAAACAACCAATTCTTTTAAGAGATTTATTAGAAGCAAATAGACAATATAACGAAAAGATGCATGTAGATCCATCAAAATTAGGTTTTAGACTTAAATTAGGTAGAGCATATTTAGTATATATTCTTATTGTTTTAGCAATACTAATTCCAATATCTGCAATACTTCATAAACCTTTAGCAAATATTGATCCACATATTTCTATTTTAGGAGCTATGGTTATAACAGCAGTTATTTTTATGGGTTTTAATTTTTTTAGAGCTAAAATGAGAGATGAGATTACCTATAAACAAATAAAAAAATCATGGGCTTTAAGATTTCCATATTTTCCTTATGATGAATATAATAAAAAAATTGAAGATATTTATCTAAAAGCTATAAAAGATGAAGTGGCAAAAAGAGATTTAGAAAAATATATCTTAGATAAACTAGTAAACGAAGATTAATATAAGTTAAAAATTTGTCCTCAATTAAAATTTAGGAGAATCAATGGAAGGTAAATTAATAAATCCACAATTTACAACTTGGGACAAAGCTTATTGTATTGGTCATGAAAAAATTGATTCTGAACACAAAAAACTCTTTGATATAGCAAATGAGATTAATGATTGCAAAGAGGATGAAGAAAAAGTTATAGAGATTGTTAAAGAGTTAATAAAATATACAAAATTTCATTTTAAAAATGAAGAAAACTTTATGAAATCAATTGGATTCCCAAAACTTGCTGAACATAAAAAACTACATGCAAAACTAGTAAAAAAGTTAGGCGATATTGTAAAAAATATTACATATCAACCTATATATCTAACTATAATTCAACTTAGTGATTTAGTAAATAAAAATATTTTACAACATATTTTAATTGAGGACAAAAAAGTTCATTATGCTTTAAAAACAAGAGATGAACTAAAAGAAAGATTTATATGGAAAATGGAATATCAGTTAAGAAATGAGCTTTTAGATAAAGAGCATGAAAAACTATTTGATATTGCAATTGAATCTTTAAATTATCATAATACAGATATAAGAACCCATGTAAAAATTACAATAAAAGAATTGTATGAATATATGAAAACTCATTTTAAACATGAAGAAGAGTTTATGGAAGAGATTGGATACCCAGAATTAGAAGCACATAAGAAACTCCATGAAGATATTATCGAACATATGAATAAATTTTTAAAAAGTTTACCTAAACTAGATATTACAGAGTTTGAAAAGAGATTAATTGAATATATGGATATATGGCTTATAAATCATATACTTTATGATGATAGAAAGATAATTAATTTTCTAAAATATTAATATTCTTTAAATTTATTCCTAAATGTATTTTTGAAAATTTAATTATTGTTTTTACAAAAGCTTTTGCACATTTTTTTCTATTTTTTTTAGAATCTCTACAGTTTTTATAGGGAAATTCAACTTGAATTCCATTTATAACTCCCTCATCCAAAGAACCATATTTAAAAGTATTAAAAGCTCCTTCAAAATAGTTATCATCTTTTGCATAAGGGATTTTTTTTGAAGGAACAGATTTATATCCTTTTTTTGACATTAGAGTGCCTAAAGAGTTTTTCCCTTTTATTTGCTTTATAAAAGATTTAGATGAAAAGTTTGAAAGGGTTTTTATACTTGAGCTATTTTTATATTTTTTTAGTCTTTTCTTTTTTAGTTTTAATATGTCATTATTAAGTAGATATCCAAACTCAATAAAACCATGGGAATGTGATTGTCCATGTATATCAAAATATAATCCTTTTTGAAACTCTCTTTTTACTTTAGCCCTTGCAGTTTTAATTAGTGAATGAAACTGATTATAAGGAATACTAGCTTTCTCATCAAAATATGCTTCTGATGATTTACGATTTATATCTACTTTTTCTCTGGAGATTGTAGCTATTATACAATAAGGAGTTTTTTGTATCTGTTTTTCAAACTCTTTTATTATCTCTTCTGTTAATTCAAAAGTATAATCATCTTTTTCAAATACACCCTTTTTTCTTGTTTTTATATCTTTAGGTTTTTCATCTCCTCCGTGGGGTGCACTTATTATAATAGGAAGGTTACCATCATAATATTTTATATGGTTTTCTATAAAGTTATTTGTCATAAATAGCTTTAGCCTCTTTATTTCTTTGTTTTTTTAGTTCCATATCTATATATTTAGCATCAATAGATTTTTTTTCTTTTAAAGCAAAAGTTTGTTTTCTATTTCCACTAGGATTAATCTCATAGATTGTAAATCCAGCTTCATATAAAGAGAGTCTGACATTTGTTGCAATTGAGTAAGTGGTTACTATACAATCATTATTTGAACACTTATAAATATCTTTAAAATACTCTACACTCCACAACTCTTTGTTTACCTCTGAACTAAAAGCATCTTGATAAACTATATCTATATCTTTGATTGTTTTGATATACTCTCTTGCATCCCCTATATAAAGTTCAATTTTTAAATTTCCATCTTCATATTTTTTATTTTCTGCTAACTCTAGTATTATTTGTTTTAGATTTTCAAACTCTTTTGGATACTCAAACTCTTTAAGTGATTCTATAAGTTCTAAATCAAACTCAGGAGAATAGATTTCTAGTTTTTTTTCTAAATTGTTCTTTTGTACATAATAGATTGTTGATAAAGTGTTGTATCCAAGACCAAAACAGATATCTACTATTTTTAAGTTTTTTTTCTCTTTATGATAAGTAAAAGCAGGAACTATATGTTTTACTAAAGACTCTTTTATTGCTCCTGTTTTTATATCATGGAAATATTGTTTATATTTTGATGAATATAAAGTATTAGATCCATCAGGTGTTTTTATAAATTCAGTCACTATAAACCACTACCCCACATATGAAGTTTTTTTGCAGTGATAAGTTCATAATTATCAAAAAGCTCTATACTATTGATTGCTACAAAAGAGGTTTTATCTAATAGTTCTCGAATCTCATCTAAGTTATTATTTGTTTTATTTTCCAGTATTATTATATTTGCTGAGTTTTCAAGAGCTCTATAACATTTTTGTAAAAGCAGCTCTTTTTTTTCATACTTATTTATAATATCACCTAGAACTATATATTCAAACTCTCTCATATAATGGTTTAGTTTTAAGTATTTTTCTTCTATAAAATCGATTTTATTAAGTTTACCTTCGTTTGTTTTTACAACCTCTTCTAAAGTAGACTCAATAAAATCTGTATTATTGTTTATAAAAAAAACAGATAAGTTTGTAAAAGGTTGAAATAAACCTTTAAATAGTTCTAGCTTTTTTTTCAATTAGTTTCCTAAACTGTTTAGTTTCTCTTCTGGTAAATATAGTTTTTCATTTGACATAGTTCCTATATCTTTACTTAATATCTCTTTTGCAATCTCTTTTGCTTCATCTAATGAGTGCATTTTATATGTACCACACTGGTAAACATTTAGTTCTGGAATATCTTCTTGAGATTTTACATTAAGTACATCTTCCATTGCTGCTTTCCAAGCTTTTGCAACCTCTTCCTCTTTTGGAGTACCTAATAAACTCATATAAAAACCTGTTCTACAACCCATTGGAGATACATCAATAATCTCAACTTTGTCTGAATTTAAATGTTCTCTAATAAAACCTGCAAAAAGGTGCTCTAAGGTATGAATACCTTTTTCACCCATCATTGCTTCATTTGGAACACAGAATCTTAAATCAAAAACTGTAATTACATCCCCTGAAGGTGATTTCATTGTTTTTGCAACTCTTACAGCAGGTGCAGGCATAATTGTATGATCAACTCTAAAACTATCTAATAATGGCATTTTTAAATCCTTGAATTATTTTTTGTGATTTTATCAAAATTCCTATTTTAAAGTCTTAAATTTCATATGTAATCATTTTTAAAGAGTTTTGTTTATTAAAAAGAATAATTGTTTTAAAGTAAATTTAGATTTTCTCTAACCATTTTTTTAAAAGCTTTCATATGAACTTTTAACATAGAAGGTATAACCTCTACTCTGCAGGCATGAACAATATTGGCATATTCAGGTTTTGAATAGATAGTATTTCTATCCCGTGCAAGAAGAACAAGTTTGTTTACATCATCATCCAGAGTTATATCATCTCTATCTGAAATTGCATCATAAACATAAAAAAACATTTTTCTATCTTCTGCTGACATTTGACAAGAATCATCTAACATTTTTAATGCTAATTTTGTTGCATACTCAATCTGTATTGGTTCAAAGTTATGAGTTTTTGCCCAATCATAAGCTTTTTGATATATATCCATTTGCATATCCTTTTTAAGATGAATGCAAATACTATTCCGAAGAAGTCTCTTTTTTTAGTTTTTCAAAAGTAGTTTCAATATATTTTGTAGAGGACTTTTTTTGTAAATAAGCAAAAGCTGCAACAAGTATCACACCAATACCGTAAGTTAAAAGAATACCAAGAACTATTAAAATTACTAATATCCAAGCATTTTGAAGTTCCCCTTCAAAATCTATTGCAAAAGATTCTTTAGATTCTCTTACTGTAGCTTTTAAATCATAACTAAGAAATGTTTTTTCAGCTTTAAATTTTTTAAATATATAAAGATTATTATTTGATTCAAACTCTTCACTAATAGGCTCAAATGTATTGATTAGATTATTAATAATTTCATCTTTTTTTTCTATATTATGAGATTTCTGCTGAGTTGAAATATCAAATATACCCATAGGTTTCCTTAAAAATTTTTTTGAAGTATAGCAAAATTGTATTTTAGATGTAAACTAACGATGATTAATAAATATACAAAAAAGCAAGTTTTTTTTATAAACAGGTGAGTATTATTTATAAGTTTTAACTTCAAAATACAAGAAGTGAATATTCATCATTTCTTGTATTTGAATATGTATAATTAAACTCTAGCTTCTTCTCTTCTTTGAAGATATTCCCAGTTTTTGTCAACTCTTCTTTGCCACTCTTCAATGATATGCTCATTTTCAGGTTTAAACAAGTGTTTAAATCTTGGTTGGAAAGCTAAATAATCCCTAACTGGAACTATATTTTTTGGTCTGTAAGTGATATTTAATTCTGTTCCATCAACTATTTCATAAAGTGGAAATACAAGTGAATCAACAGCTAAATCAGAAGCTTCAATTGTTTCATGTGGTTGGAATTTCCACTCAGTTGTACAAGCAGACATTGCATTTATAAATACTGGTCCTTTTGTATCAAAACCTTTTTGGATTTTTTTAACCATATCTTTCCATTTATTTGGAGCAACTTGTGCCACATAAGGTGAGCCATGTGCTGCCATAATTTGAAGCATATCTTTTTTAACTTGCTTTTCACCATATGAAGTTGAACCAGCAGGTGCAGTAGTAGTTGATGCTCCAATAGGAGTAGAAGATGATCTTTGACCACCTGTATTTGCATAAACTTCATTGTCTAAACAAACATACATCATATCATGACCTCTTTCAAAACATCCAGATATCCATTGAAAACCAATATCATATGTAGCACCATCTCCACCAAAAGCAACAAATTTTGGCTCAGGAGTATCAGCACTAATTCTTCCTTTGTTTCTTAAAGCTTTGTTCATAGCTTCAGCTCCTGCAATTGCAGTAGAAGCATTTTCAAATCCAATATGAATCCAAGAACAATCCCAAGATGTATGTGGATATATTGCTGTACATACTTCTAAACAACCAGTTGCAGCAGATACTACAAGATTATCATTTGTAGCATTTAAAACCTCTCTTACTATAATAGAGTGGGCACAACCTGGACATAAAACGTGAGAACCCTCAAATCTTTCAGCAGCAGTTGAAAATGTTTTTAAGTTTTTAATTACTTTTTGATTACTCATATCTCTTCCTTACAGCTCATAAAAGCTTAGTTCTGGTCCTCTAACTCCGTGAAGTCTTTGGATCTTTCCAGTTAATTTACCATTTTTTGCATCACTGTCTAAATTAGTAAAAATTTCTTTTAACTCATTTACAGTAATATCTCTACCCCCAAGTCCATAAATTAGGTTTCTAAGTACTGGTCTAGCAGGAGTGTTAAATAGGGCACCAGCAACTTCATTATATAAAGCTCCAACAGTTCCACCAGGAGCTGATCTATCCATACATGCAAGTGCTTTTACATTTTGTAGTTTTTGTGCTAATTGAACTAATGGAAAAGGTCTAAATAATCTAGGTGCAATAACTCCAGCTTTAATCCCTTGTTCTCTTAATTCATCAGCTGCAATTGTTGCTGTTTCATAAGTTGTACCTAAACAAACAATAGCCACATCAGCATCATCCATTTTATGTGTTTCAACTATATTGTATTCTCTTCCAGTTAACTCTTTAAACTCTTTAAATACCTCTTCAACTACAGGTAATGAACCTTGAAGGGCTGCATGCTGTTTTGCTTTATGTTCAAAATGCCAATCATGTTCTGTTTGAACACCATGTGTAACAGGTTTTGAAAAATCTAACATTGCATTAACTTGTACATAATCACCAACAAAGTTATATGCATCTTTATCAGAAAGTGGTCTAACTGTTTGGGCTGTGTGTGAAGTCAAAAATCCATCTTGATTAGAAATAACAGGAAGTCTAACATCTTTGTGTTCACCAATTTTAAACGACATAAGTGTTAAATCATATGCATCTTGCGCATTAAATGAATCAAGTTGGATCCAACCAGAATCCCTAGTAAGATACATATCTGAGTGGTCACCATTTACATTTAGGGGAGCAGCAAGTGCTCTATTTACTAAACATAATACAGCTGGTAATCTCATCCCTGCACATTGATATAATACTTCAACCATAAGTGCACAACCTTGTGAAGATGTTGCAGTTGCCACTCTTCCTCCAGCTGCAGCAGCACCAACACATGCAGACATTGCAGCGTGTTCTGATTCAACCATTACAAATTCACCATCAACATAACCATTTGCATGCATTGTCGCATAGTTTTCAACTGTATTAGTAGAAGGGGTAATAGGATAAGCAGCAACTACATCAACACCAGCTTGTCTAAAAGCTTGTGCATTACATGTATTTCCATCCCATACTTCTACAGTATTTAATTCCATCTCTTTTCTATTCATTACTCTTCACCCTTTTTTTTCTTTTCAGGCCACTTTGTAAGTGCTTCTTCATTTTTTTCTGTTTCATTAAACATTAATAATGATTTTGGATTTGTTGGACACACTTCTACACAGATACCACAACCTTTGCAGTGGTCATAATCAACACCAACCATCTCTTTGTTTCTTGAGATAATTGCCGTATCTGGACAGAATAACCAACAGTTTTGACAGTCAATACATAATTCACTATTCCATACTGGCTTAAAAACTCTCCAATCTCCAACATAAGCATTTTTTGAATTTGTTTCAGCATAAATTCTATCTTCAGGCTGAGTTTCACTCATTTGATAATCTACATTAGCATCAAATGCATATAAAGCAGCACCAGGTACTAATTCATCCCATCCCATCTCTTTTATTGATTTGCTCATTGTATCTCCTAATGTACTTCGTTATATGCTCTTTGAATAGCAATCATATTTGCATCGATTACTTTTTGAGGCAGTTTTTTTAGTACTTTTTTCATTGCATTTTGAAAATACTCAAGTTCAAACATTCCACTTATTTTCATAAAAGCACCAAGCATTGGAGTATTTGGAATTGGTCTTCCAATTGTTTCTTGAGATATTTTTAAACAATCTAAAGTATATGTTCTTTCTTCTCTTCCTTTAAGTGCAGGTACTAACTCAATCAGCTCTTGTTTTGTTAAGTGTGTAGTTATAATATATTGCGTTTTTTCAGTCTCGTGTGCAGTAAAATCATCTGTAAAGGCTAACGCAGGATCTAGTATAAATACATAATCAGGGTGCATAAACTTTTCATGGTTTATAATTTGTTTATTATCAATTCTATTATATGCAGTCATTGATGCACCTCTTTTTGCAGAACCATAGAATGCAAAAGCTTGTACCTCTTTACCTGTTTCAGCCACAACAGAACCAAGTCCTTTTGCACCTGTAACAGCACCTTGACCAGCACGGCTGTGCCATCTAATTTCTAGCATGTTTGCTCCTAAAATTTATCTAAATTAGTAGAGACATCTAATTTGTCCGATTGAAGTTTAGGAAAAGAAAACTTAGCTTAATATTAAAATATGTAATAATTATGTATAAATATTTAAAAAAGCCATAATATAGTAAACCTATGAACATATGTCCATTTTATGGTATCTCTGTTATGAACATATGTTCATTTTTATACCTATTTTAATAAGTTTTTCTTATGTATTTAAAATTATAAAATGATAATTAATATTGATAATATTATTAAAGAGATTTAAAAATTGTATTTTTATAGTAAGGTTGTTTAGTTTTGATTATATAAAAGAAAAGGGAGTTTGGAATAAAAAAATAGATAGTAAGGTATAAATACCTTACTATCTTTTATGCATCTTCTAATTCGTCAGAATAATCAGCTGCTGCCATTCTAGATAATTGTCTATATCTATATTGTGCATCTTTTTTATTTTGTGCTAATAAGAAATCTGCTTGTTCTGGATTAAGTTTTTTAAGAGATCTATATCTGTTCTCTTTCATTAGGAATTCATCATAAACATCCCAATTTGGTTTTTTACCAGAAATTTTAATTGGATTTTTACCCTCTTCAATTTTTCTTGGATCGAAAGTATAAATTGGCCAATAACCACAATCTGTAGCTAATTGTCCATGTTCAACTGATTTCATTAAACCACCTTGGATACCATGGGCAATACAAGGAGAGTAAGCAATAATTAATGATGGTCCATCATACTCTTCTGCTTCTTTCATAGCTTGAACGGCATGTTTTTGATTTGCTCTTGAGTTGATTTGTGCTACAAAGATGTTTCCATAAGTCATAGAGATATAACCTAAATCTTTTTTAGCATTTGGTTTACCATCATTTGTAAAGTCTGCAATCGAACCTGTTCTTGCTGCTTTTGAAGATTGACCACCAGTATTAGAATAAACTTCTGTATCAACAACTAACATATTTACATTTTCACCAGTTGAAAGTACGTGATCTAGTCCACCATAACCAATATCATAGGCCCAACCATCTCCACCAATCATCCATTGAGATTTTCTTACTATGTATTTTTTAAGAGATAATAGAACTTTTACACCTGGTAAATCTTGATTTTGTTCTAGTTGAGGAACAAGTTTATCTCTGATTTCTTGAGTTTTAGCTCCATTACTTCTATTTTCTAACCATTCTTTATAAAGACCTTTTAGAGGATTAGTTACCTCTTCCATTGTCTCTTTCATAATTGTACCAATTCTATTTCTAATAGTTTCATTTGCTGCGTGCATACCATAACCAA is a window of Halarcobacter sp. DNA encoding:
- a CDS encoding 4Fe-4S dicluster-binding protein gives rise to the protein MSKSIKEMGWDELVPGAALYAFDANVDYQMSETQPEDRIYAETNSKNAYVGDWRVFKPVWNSELCIDCQNCWLFCPDTAIISRNKEMVGVDYDHCKGCGICVEVCPTNPKSLLMFNETEKNEEALTKWPEKKKKGEE
- a CDS encoding 2-oxoacid:ferredoxin oxidoreductase subunit alpha, with the protein product MNRKEMELNTVEVWDGNTCNAQAFRQAGVDVVAAYPITPSTNTVENYATMHANGYVDGEFVMVESEHAAMSACVGAAAAGGRVATATSSQGCALMVEVLYQCAGMRLPAVLCLVNRALAAPLNVNGDHSDMYLTRDSGWIQLDSFNAQDAYDLTLMSFKIGEHKDVRLPVISNQDGFLTSHTAQTVRPLSDKDAYNFVGDYVQVNAMLDFSKPVTHGVQTEHDWHFEHKAKQHAALQGSLPVVEEVFKEFKELTGREYNIVETHKMDDADVAIVCLGTTYETATIAADELREQGIKAGVIAPRLFRPFPLVQLAQKLQNVKALACMDRSAPGGTVGALYNEVAGALFNTPARPVLRNLIYGLGGRDITVNELKEIFTNLDSDAKNGKLTGKIQRLHGVRGPELSFYEL
- a CDS encoding pyruvate flavodoxin oxidoreductase subunit gamma, yielding MLEIRWHSRAGQGAVTGAKGLGSVVAETGKEVQAFAFYGSAKRGASMTAYNRIDNKQIINHEKFMHPDYVFILDPALAFTDDFTAHETEKTQYIITTHLTKQELIELVPALKGREERTYTLDCLKISQETIGRPIPNTPMLGAFMKISGMFELEYFQNAMKKVLKKLPQKVIDANMIAIQRAYNEVH
- a CDS encoding thiamine pyrophosphate-dependent enzyme; this encodes MSNQKVIKNLKTFSTAAERFEGSHVLCPGCAHSIIVREVLNATNDNLVVSAATGCLEVCTAIYPHTSWDCSWIHIGFENASTAIAGAEAMNKALRNKGRISADTPEPKFVAFGGDGATYDIGFQWISGCFERGHDMMYVCLDNEVYANTGGQRSSSTPIGASTTTAPAGSTSYGEKQVKKDMLQIMAAHGSPYVAQVAPNKWKDMVKKIQKGFDTKGPVFINAMSACTTEWKFQPHETIEASDLAVDSLVFPLYEIVDGTELNITYRPKNIVPVRDYLAFQPRFKHLFKPENEHIIEEWQRRVDKNWEYLQRREEARV